One Romboutsia sp. 13368 genomic window carries:
- a CDS encoding DUF1858 domain-containing protein gives MITKDNTIGEVIRLNESAAEILMKFGMGCVGCPSAQVETIEQACEVHGLNLEEVLNALNEK, from the coding sequence ATGATAACTAAAGATAATACTATAGGTGAAGTAATAAGATTAAATGAAAGTGCTGCAGAAATATTAATGAAATTTGGTATGGGATGTGTAGGTTGTCCATCTGCACAAGTTGAAACAATAGAACAAGCTTGTGAAGTACATGGACTTAATTTAGAAGAAGTTTTAAATGCATTAAATGAAAAATAA
- a CDS encoding SbcC/MukB-like Walker B domain-containing protein gives NITKIXEYKKDIPENINDTKALKTLIEVKTKELNDSKERLSKLRLANENIAKKLEGENSTLKEINKSIEELKIEINNNKDNFKEAMKKQGFDNIDDYENAKLQISNIEILEKEVENYNSELKVTKAKYEDILNKTKDLVFIDNSLVDEEIKAIQSSKKELEDKVRYLHSIIENNKTVLKNVEDLNKEFKEIEEEYKVVGELADLANGKKSPYISFERYILAAYFEDIIDAANLRLEKMTGDRFSLIRKTSKSKGAGQKGLELEIYDNYTDSSRDVSSLSGGESFKASLSLALGLSDVVQENAGGVSLDTMFVDEGFGTLDPQSLDNAIDSLLELQRGGRLVGIISHVEELKERVEAKLEVVSTSKGSKAEFNIL, from the coding sequence AAATATTACTAAAATAGAMGARTATAAAAAAGATATACCAGAGAATATAAATGATACAAAAGCTTTAAAAACTTTAATAGAAGTTAAAACTAAAGAATTAAATGATAGTAAAGAAAGATTATCTAAATTAAGGTTAGCAAATGAGAATATAGCTAAAAAATTAGAAGGTGAAAATTCTACTTTAAAAGAAATAAATAAATCTATAGAAGAATTAAAAATAGAAATAAATAATAATAAAGATAACTTTAAGGAAGCTATGAAAAAACAAGGATTTGATAATATAGATGATTATGAAAATGCTAAGTTACAAATATCAAACATAGAGATATTAGAAAAAGAAGTAGAAAATTATAACTCAGAACTTAAAGTAACTAAGGCTAAGTATGAAGATATATTAAATAAAACTAAGGATTTAGTATTTATAGATAATTCTTTAGTTGATGAAGAAATAAAAGCAATACAAAGTAGTAAAAAAGAATTAGAAGATAAAGTAAGATATTTACACTCTATAATAGAAAATAATAAAACAGTACTTAAAAATGTTGAAGATTTAAATAAAGAATTTAAGGAAATAGAAGAAGAATATAAAGTAGTTGGAGAGCTAGCAGATTTAGCTAATGGTAAAAAATCTCCATATATATCTTTTGAAAGATATATATTAGCAGCATATTTTGAAGATATTATAGATGCAGCTAATTTAAGGCTTGAGAAGATGACAGGAGATAGATTCTCMCTTATAAGAAAAACATCTAAGAGTAAAGGTGCAGGTCAAAAAGGATTAGAACTTGAAATATATGATAATTATACAGATAGTTCTAGAGATGTAAGTTCACTATCTGGTGGAGAAAGCTTTAAGGCATCTTTATCATTAGCCCTTGGACTTTCTGATGTAGTACAAGAAAATGCTGGTGGAGTATCACTTGATACTATGTTTGTCGATGAAGGTTTTGGAACACTTGACCCTCAATCTTTAGATAATGCAATAGATAGTTTACTTGAACTTCAAAGAGGTGGAAGATTAGTTGGTATAATATCTCATGTTGAAGAGCTAAAAGAAAGAGTAGAGGCAAAACTTGAGGTTGTATCAACTTCAAAAGGAAGTAAGGCAGAATTTAATATATTATAA
- a CDS encoding AAA family ATPase: protein MRPIKLTISAFGPYASKQVIDFEELKGRNIFVISGKTGAGKTTIFDAISYALYGEASGDSRETDSLRSHFADDNTETYVXLEFELRGERYIVNRVPKQKKKKARGEGYTEKSADATLTLPDGKVITKVKNVSDKIIEILGINRDQFKQIVMLAQGEFKKLLLADSVEREGIFRKIFNTYDYEKIQNELKEKAATLSRNRTKSKDKMQTNLENIKGEHDIVIGEYVDFPLVIEKLKELLERDNSTYKNLNEEYQLIDNKLQVKNQEKAILDTNNNLLKEKETITKYLEELTSKEEEYKTKAKNIIDGKSAKEVKYIEDKLIESNKRLLKREEDYNISLKNIETLNITKEEADKNLKLEESKDSEREKLSVEINDLSKLEAKIIELDNLNKNVV, encoded by the coding sequence ATGAGACCTATAAAATTAACAATAAGTGCCTTTGGACCTTATGCATCTAAACAAGTTATAGACTTTGAAGAATTAAAGGGAAGAAATATATTTGTTATATCAGGAAAGACTGGAGCGGGAAAAACAACTATATTTGATGCTATAAGTTATGCYTTATACGGAGAAGCGAGTGGGGATTCTAGAGAAACTGATTCTTTAAGAAGTCATTTTGCAGATGATAATACAGAAACTTATGTTKAGCTAGAGTTTGAATTAAGAGGCGAAAGGTACATAGTAAATAGAGTACCTAAGCAAAAAAAGAAAAAAGCAAGAGGGGAAGGGTATACAGAAAAGAGTGCGGATGCTACATTAACTCTTCCAGATGGGAAAGTAATAACTAAGGTTAAAAATGTTTCTGATAAAATAATAGAAATATTAGGTATAAATAGAGATCAGTTTAAGCAAATTGTAATGCTTGCACAAGGWGAGTTTAAAAAGTTACTACTTGCAGATTCTGTTGAGCGTGAAGGTATATTTAGAAAGATATTTAACACTTATGACTATGAAAAAATACAAAATGAGCTTAARGAAAAAGCAGCCACTCTTAGTAGAAACAGAACTAAAAGTAAGGATAAAATGCAAACTAATCTAGAAAATATAAAAGGTGAACACGATATCGTAATAGGTGAATACGTTGATTTTCCTTTAGTTATAGAAAAGYTAAAAGAATTATTAGAAAGAGATAATAGTACTTATAAAAATCTTAATGAAGAATATCAGTTAATAGATAATAAATTACAAGTTAAAAACCAAGAAAAAGCTATATTAGACACTAATAATAATTTACTAAAAGAAAAAGAAACTATTACAAAGTATTTAGAAGAGCTTACTTCAAAGGAAGAAGAGTATAAAACTAAAGCTAAGAACATAATAGATGGAAAAAGTGCGAAAGAAGTAAAATACATTGAAGACAAGCTTATAGAAAGTAATAAAAGATTACTAAAAAGAGAAGAAGATTATAATATTAGCTTAAAAAATATAGAAACTTTAAATATAACAAAAGAAGAAGCTGATAAGAACTTAAAATTAGAAGAAAGTAAAGATAGTGAGAGAGAAAAGTTAAGTGTAGAAATAAACGATTTAAGTAAGTTAGAAGCAAAAATTATAGAATTAGATAACCTTAATAAAAATGTAGTTAG
- a CDS encoding exonuclease SbcCD subunit D — translation MKIIHTSDWHIGKIVNEFSMIEDQKHILNELIKLIDEENADVLMIAGDIYDRSIPPVEAVELLNETLSKLVIDRNVSVLAISGNHDSGERLSFGSKILEKQGLYIAGSDDEVYKKVVLSENNKNINFYLVPYKDPALIKKLLNNKEIRNHNDAMVATIDKIKKELNKNELNILIAHGYITMKREDAIENNDHKYEAAELETSESERPLSIGGTDLIDGNIFKDFDYVALGHLHGRQKIGDDNMRYSGSLLKYSFSEVKQKKSVALLNIEDKNIDIELKELKPLRDLRIIKGNIEDLIEEGRNIEEGKEDYIQAILTDDGELMNPMEKLRSVYKNTMLITRERKKVSTDESKSLKGELRKKSKIDLFKDFYEVYSDYEYNEKKEAVLMDTINEVLKGEVK, via the coding sequence ATGAAAATTATTCATACTAGTGATTGGCATATAGGAAAAATAGTAAATGAATTTTCAATGATAGAAGATCAAAAACATATATTAAATGAATTAATTAAACTTATAGATGAAGAAAATGCAGATGTACTTATGATAGCAGGAGATATATATGATAGATCTATACCTCCTGTTGAAGCAGTAGAATTATTAAATGAAACTTTAAGTAAATTAGTTATAGATAGAAATGTATCAGTATTAGCTATATCTGGAAATCATGATAGTGGAGAAAGATTAAGTTTTGGAAGTAAAATACTAGAAAAACAAGGCCTATACATAGCAGGAAGTGATGATGAAGTATATAAGAAAGTAGTTTTAAGTGAAAATAATAAAAACATAAACTTCTATTTAGTACCATATAAAGACCCAGCACTTATAAAAAAACTTCTTAACAATAAAGAAATAAGAAATCACAACGATGCAATGGTTGCAACTATAGATAAAATAAAAAAAGAATTAAATAAAAATGAGTTAAATATATTAATAGCTCATGGATATATAACTATGAAAAGAGAAGATGCAATAGAAAATAATGACCATAAATATGAAGCTGCAGAACTTGAAACTTCAGAATCAGAAAGACCACTATCTATAGGAGGAACAGACCTTATAGATGGTAATATATTTAAAGATTTTGACTATGTAGCACTTGGTCATTTACATGGTAGACAAAAAATAGGTGATGATAATATGAGATATTCTGGTTCATTACTTAAATACTCATTCTCAGAAGTTAAACAGAAAAAAAGTGTAGCATTATTAAATATAGAAGATAAAAATATAGATATAGAATTAAAAGAACTAAAGCCACTAAGGGACTTAAGAATTATAAAGGGTAATATAGAAGATTTAATAGAAGAGGGAAGAAATATAGAAGARGGAAAAGAAGATTATATACAAGCTATACTTACAGATGATGGAGARTTAATGAATCCTATGGAAAAGTTAAGAAGTGTATATAAAAATACAATGCTTATAACTAGAGAAAGAAAAAAAGTATCTACAGATGAAAGTAAATCTTTAAAAGGAGAACTTAGAAAAAAGAGTAAGATAGATTTATTTAAGGATTTCTATGAAGTTTATAGCGATTATGAATACAATGAGAAAAAAGAAGCTGTGTTAATGGATACTATAAATGAAGTACTTAAAGGGGAGGTGAAATAA